One genomic region from Bubalus bubalis isolate 160015118507 breed Murrah chromosome 24, NDDB_SH_1, whole genome shotgun sequence encodes:
- the SAP25 gene encoding histone deacetylase complex subunit SAP25 isoform X3, translated as MLPWTPRQWGAGEEQAPRERRPSVGSGLSQAWDSREKALGEPGTAAQGSPQPWPRRLSWTRKEQLRPRLPPGLAAKHSLGTPVSCPLSPCPRPPVPFSPQRTWGVAPSKMTLLAPWDPNYEATAGHRLVWGPSCASGVSFSSRTLYHPSFWPLCQTASCRGLRPSLAGHRGEEQALRTAGFPVMCSEDVFFLDPLLPCGQRVPLYLSEVPQQVMGSLKLLLPRPIMSPWLLPIPSSGCSTTWLSGPELIALTGLLQMSQGEPRPSSSGAPRLPSGPPAPASDHPAASGGPGCSHCGEPSLPGTPDAQGP; from the exons ATGCTGCCCTGGACCCCCCGGCAGTGGGGCGCGGGCGAAGAGCAGGCGCCCAGGGAACGACGCCCCTCAGTGGGCAGCGGCCTCTCCCAGGCCTGGGACTCCAGAGAGAAAGCCCTGGGAGAACCAGGAACAGCCGCACAGGGCAG CCCTCAGCCCTGGCCTCGAAGGCTTTCCTGGACTCGGAAAGAGCAGCTACGGCCTCGGCTGCCCCCAGGCCTGGCTGCCAAGCATTCCCTGGGAACTCCAG TCTCTTGCcctctctccccctgccctcGCCCCCCAGTTCCTTTCTCCCCTCAGAGGACTTGGGGGGTGGCACCATCAAAGATGACCCTGCTAGCGCCCTGGGACCCCAACTATGAGGCTACAGCAGGACATCGGCTGGTGTGG GGACCCAGCTGTGCGTCTGGCGTCTCCTTCTCAAGCCGGACCTTGTACCATCCCTCATTCTGGCCTCTGTGCCAGACAGCCTCATGCAGGGGCCTCAGGCCCAGTCTAGCAGGACATCGGGGTGAAGAGCAAGCGCTCAGGACTGCAG GGTTCCCGGTGATGTGCTCTGAAGACGTCTTCTTTTTGGACCCTCTGCTGCCCTGTGGGCAGCGTGTTCCCCTGTACCTGTCTGAGGTCCCTCAGCAG gTGATGGGCTCTCTGAAGCTGCTGCTCCCACGCCCGATCATGTCCCCCTGgctcctccccattccatcttcAGGCTGCTCCACTACCTGGCTCAGTGGGCCAGAGCTGATCGCCCTCACTGGCCTCCTGCAGATGAGCCAGGGGGAACCAAGACCCAGCTCCTCAGGGGCTCCCAGGCTCCCTTCtggccccccagcccctgcctctgaTCACCCAGCTGCCAGTGGTGGCCCAGGCTGTTCTCACTGCGGGGAACCATCTCTCCCTGGGACCCCAGACGCCCAAGGTCCATAG
- the AGFG2 gene encoding arf-GAP domain and FG repeat-containing protein 2 isoform X6 produces MTTFTEPEVLFLQARGNEVCRKIWLGLFDARTSLIPDSRDPQKVKEFLQEKYEKKRWYVPPDQVKGPTYTKGSTSTPIQGSIPEGKPPRTLLGDPVPSLSAAASSSSQPVSQPRTSQPRSSQPPPPSSVKKASTDLLADIGGDPFAAPQVAPAFAAFPAFGGQTPSHGGFANFDAFGSGPGSSAFGSIPPAGQAPFQAQPAPPAPASRMLTGSHSFGSSQGTPFGASPLAPASQPNSLADVGSLLGPGASAGGIPSSIFGMAGQVPTLQSATTGGGGSPGLAFGAFNPFTTPAAHTQLPSTNPFQPNGLATGLRKDCSPADLPEPRLSHVPPSTGPGFGMSGAGPGFPQTVPPTGAFASPFPAPLFPAQTSMTQQQNGSSFGDLGSAKLGQRPLSQPAGISTNPFMTGSSSSPFAAKPPTTNPFL; encoded by the exons ATGACGACTTTCACTGAGCCTGAAGTCCTGTTCCTGCAAGCCCGTGGAAACGAG GTTTGCAGGAAGATCTGGCTGGGTCTTTTTGACGCTCGGACATCTTTAATACCAGATTCCAGGGATCCTCAGAAGGTGAAGGAATTTCTccaggaaaaatatgaaaagaagagatg GTATGTCCCCCCAGACCAAGTCAAGGGGCCCACTTACACCAAAGGCAGCACCTCCACCCCCATCCAGGGCTCCATCCCAGAAGGCAAGCCCCCCCGCACACTTTTGGGGGATCCTGTGCCGTCTCTCTCAGCTGCTGCCTCCAGCTCCAGCCAG CCTGTCAGTCAGCCTCGGACGTCCCAGCCCCGGAGCTCTCAacctcctcccccctcctcagTCAAGAAAGCCAGTACTGATCTGCTGGCTGACATCGGTGGAGACCCCTTTgctgctccccaggtggcaccagcTTTTGCTGCATTCCCAGCCTTTGGGG GCCAAACGCCTTCCCATGGGGGCTTTGCCAACTTCGATGCCTTCGGTAGTGGCCCTGGCTCTTCTGCATTTGGAAGCATTCCTCCAGCTGGCCAAGCCCCGTTCCAGGCCCAGCCGGCGCCCCCAG cGCCAGCCAGTCGGATGCTAACTGGAAGTCACAGCTTTG GGAGCAGCCAGGGAACTCCATTTGGTGCCTCTCCTCTCGCACCTGCTAGTCAGCCCAACAGCCTCGCAGATGTGGGCAGTCTCCTGGGGCCGGGGGCATCAGCTGGAGGCATCCCCAGCAG CATCTTCGGGATGGCTGGCCAGGTCCCCACGCTCCAGTCGGCCACCACTGGCGGAGGCGGCAGCCCAGGGCTTGCTTTTGGAG CCTTCAACCCTTTCACCACACCTGCTGCTCACACCCAGCTGCCTTCCACCAACCCTTTCCAGCCCAATGGCTTGGCCACAG GACTTAGGAAGGACTGTTCTCCAGCCGACCTTCCAGAACCTCGCCTGTCTCACGTCCCTCCCTCCACAGGGCCAGGCTTTGGGATGAGCGGTGCTGGGCCAGGCTTCCCCCAGACAGTGCCACCCACTGGGGCTTTCGCCAGCCCCTTCCCAGCACCGCTCTTCCCCGCACAGACCTCGATGACTCAGCAGCAGAATG GATCTTCCTTCGGAGACTTGGGATCCGCCAAGCTGGGACAGAGGCCACTGAGTCAGCCAGCCGGCATCTCTACCAACCCCTTCATG ACTGGATCCTCATCAAGCCCATTTGCCGCCAAACCTCCGACCACCAACCCATTCTTGTAG
- the SAP25 gene encoding histone deacetylase complex subunit SAP25 isoform X1 produces the protein MLPWTPRQWGAGEEQAPRERRPSVGSGLSQAWDSREKALGEPGTAAQGSPQPWPRRLSWTRKEQLRPRLPPGLAAKHSLGTPVSCPLSPCPRPPVPFSPQRTWGVAPSKMTLLAPWDPNYEATAGHRLVWGPSCASGVSFSSRTLYHPSFWPLCQTASCRGLRPSLAGHRGEEQALRTAGFPVMCSEDVFFLDPLLPCGQRVPLYLSEVPQQVSAPPASASPQPSGRACGEPLPLLSPQVMGSLKLLLPRPIMSPWLLPIPSSGCSTTWLSGPELIALTGLLQMSQGEPRPSSSGAPRLPSGPPAPASDHPAASGGPGCSHCGEPSLPGTPDAQGP, from the exons ATGCTGCCCTGGACCCCCCGGCAGTGGGGCGCGGGCGAAGAGCAGGCGCCCAGGGAACGACGCCCCTCAGTGGGCAGCGGCCTCTCCCAGGCCTGGGACTCCAGAGAGAAAGCCCTGGGAGAACCAGGAACAGCCGCACAGGGCAG CCCTCAGCCCTGGCCTCGAAGGCTTTCCTGGACTCGGAAAGAGCAGCTACGGCCTCGGCTGCCCCCAGGCCTGGCTGCCAAGCATTCCCTGGGAACTCCAG TCTCTTGCcctctctccccctgccctcGCCCCCCAGTTCCTTTCTCCCCTCAGAGGACTTGGGGGGTGGCACCATCAAAGATGACCCTGCTAGCGCCCTGGGACCCCAACTATGAGGCTACAGCAGGACATCGGCTGGTGTGG GGACCCAGCTGTGCGTCTGGCGTCTCCTTCTCAAGCCGGACCTTGTACCATCCCTCATTCTGGCCTCTGTGCCAGACAGCCTCATGCAGGGGCCTCAGGCCCAGTCTAGCAGGACATCGGGGTGAAGAGCAAGCGCTCAGGACTGCAG GGTTCCCGGTGATGTGCTCTGAAGACGTCTTCTTTTTGGACCCTCTGCTGCCCTGTGGGCAGCGTGTTCCCCTGTACCTGTCTGAGGTCCCTCAGCAGGTAAGCGctcctcctgcctcagcctcACCCCAGCCTTCAGGCAGGGCTTGCGGGGAGCCActgcccctcctctctcctcaggTGATGGGCTCTCTGAAGCTGCTGCTCCCACGCCCGATCATGTCCCCCTGgctcctccccattccatcttcAGGCTGCTCCACTACCTGGCTCAGTGGGCCAGAGCTGATCGCCCTCACTGGCCTCCTGCAGATGAGCCAGGGGGAACCAAGACCCAGCTCCTCAGGGGCTCCCAGGCTCCCTTCtggccccccagcccctgcctctgaTCACCCAGCTGCCAGTGGTGGCCCAGGCTGTTCTCACTGCGGGGAACCATCTCTCCCTGGGACCCCAGACGCCCAAGGTCCATAG
- the LOC102404040 gene encoding insulin receptor substrate 1 isoform X1, producing the protein MLRAARGQTKSGAGERRGVSRPVRTPPPSPGTTLSTPPLPVPSQPSQPLASATWLLWARMKPGDPTTTPEAQSAAVALGPPRPWVCPADVRLCGHLRKQKSQRRRFFVLRADPPRLECYESEKKFRAGRTPPKFSVSLGGACTISKRMDARQRHLIVLYTRDRSLDVAAASEAEQQAWYSALLEARATAGPSSHEDPGAWILAPFQDVWPVTLRPKGLGRARGLGSGGYCLCLGSGVLSLLRKPGGRGSGATGASPPPALRLSLLSVRRCGHADSFFFLELGRSAPTGPGELWLQAPDAVVAQSIHETVLAAMKRIGDSGAVGRAEPLPRKAPTGAFRPSVPQSYETPDSAAQTSELNRRNGPSKTSEQATLKTLARLREVVSNPARLEQGGGYITMGAGSDYEPMKGGQAGGYVVMAPPGLPASTKAASRQPLQDGGVTEYVTMSCCAPRSFSSSFLPLSSGAGEPGPGLQGVHLGIRDGWGRAGAQPCLQPPSELAGEYVCIEYAAADYIGMGTAIPEPPDQGLNYVDLDLVPPLEVRGHAPGARSRPHSYARLEFQNLAEAGVRRHPTPTDLPANSHPRLPSTGHHSV; encoded by the exons ATGCTGCGCGCAGCGAGGGGCCAAACGAAGTCGGGAGCAGGAGAGAGACGCGGAGTATCCAGACCGGTCAGGACGCCGCCCCCGTCCCCGGGGACCACTCTTTCTACCCCGCCTCTGCCAGTCCCTTCCCAGCCGTCCCAGCCCCTTGCTTCGGCCACCTGGTTGCTTTGGGCAAGAATGAAGCCCGGAGACCCCACGACGACCCCGGAGGCCCAGTCGGCCGCCGTGGCTCTGGGTCCGCCGCGGCCCTGGGTCTGCCCGGCTGACGTGCGGCTTTGCGGCCACCTGCGGAAGCAGAAGTCCCAGCGCCGCCGCTTTTTTGTGCTCCGCGCCGACCCGCCGCGCCTCGAGTGTTACGAAAGCGAGAAGAAGTTCCGTGCCGGCCGAACGCCGCCCAAGTTCAGCGTGAGCCTGGGGGGCGCCTGCACCATCAGCAAGCGCATGGACGCGCGCCAGCGCCACCTGATCGTCCTGTACACGCGCGACCGCAGCCTGGACGTGGCGGCGGCCAGCGAGGCGGAGCAGCAGGCGTGGTACAGCGCCCTGCTCGAGGCGCGCGCCACCGCCG GTCCCAGTTCCCACGAGGACCCCGGGGCCTGGATCCTCGCTCCATTTCAGGACGTCTGGCCTGTGACGCTGCGACCCAAGGGGCTGGGGCGGGCACGAGGCCTGGGCAGCGGCGGCTACTGCCTGTGCCTGGGTTCCGGGGTACTGAGTCTGCTGCGGAAGCCAGGGGGCAGAGGCTCCGGGGCCACCGGGGCATCTCCGCCGCCGGCCCTGCGCCTGTCCCTGCTCAGCGTGCGCCGGTGCGGCCACGCagactctttcttcttcctggagCTCGGCCGCTCGGCACCCACGGGTCCCGGGGAGCTGTGGCTACAGGCGCCCGACGCCGTGGTGGCCCAAAGTATTCACGAGACCGTCCTGGCCGCCATGAAGCGAATCGGGGACAGTGGTGCTGTTGGCAGGGCTGAGCCACTGCCAAGAAAGGCCCCAACGGGAGCTTTCAGACCCTCTGTCCCCCAATCTTATGAGACCCCAGACTCCGCGGCCCAAACAAGCGAGCTGAACCGTCGGAATGGCCCGAGTAAGACCAGCGAGCAAGCAACCCTCAAGACCCTGGCGAGGCTGAGGGAGGTAGTCTCCAACCCCGCGAGGTTGGAGCAGGGCGGGGGCTACATAACAATGGGAGCCGGGAGTGACTACGAGCCCATGAAGGGTGGCCAAGCCGGCGGCTACGTTGTGATGGCGCCGCCGGGCCTTCCCGCTTCCACCAAAGCAGCTTCCCGCCAGCCGCTCCAGGATGGAGGGGTCACTGAATACGTGACCATGAGCTGCTGTGCACCACGGTCATTTTCCTCAAGTTTCTTGCCTCTTTCCTCCGGGGCCGGGGAGCCTGGACCCGGGCTCCAAGGCGTTCATCTCGGCATCCGAGACGGCTGGGGACGGGCTGGGGCTCAGCCCTGCTTGCAGCCGCCATCAGAGTTAGCCGGGGAGTACGTATGCATTGAGTATGCGGCCGCGGACTACATAGGAATGGGCACTGCCATCCCCGAGCCCCCGGACCAAGGCCTCAACTACGTAGACCTGGATCTGGTCCCTCCCCTGGAGGTGCGAGGCCACGCCCCTGGGGCCAGGTCCCGCCCACATAGCTACGCTCGGCTGGAGTTCCAGAACCTCGCGGAGGCCGGGGTGAGAAGACACCCCACCCCGACCGATCTCCCTGCCAACTCCCACCCGCGCCTCCCCTCGACAGGACACCACTCAGTATAG
- the SAP25 gene encoding histone deacetylase complex subunit SAP25 isoform X2 has product MLPWTPRQWGAGEEQAPRERRPSVGSGLSQAWDSREKALGEPGTAAQGSPQPWPRRLSWTRKEQLRPRLPPGLAAKHSLGTPVPFSPQRTWGVAPSKMTLLAPWDPNYEATAGHRLVWGPSCASGVSFSSRTLYHPSFWPLCQTASCRGLRPSLAGHRGEEQALRTAGFPVMCSEDVFFLDPLLPCGQRVPLYLSEVPQQVSAPPASASPQPSGRACGEPLPLLSPQVMGSLKLLLPRPIMSPWLLPIPSSGCSTTWLSGPELIALTGLLQMSQGEPRPSSSGAPRLPSGPPAPASDHPAASGGPGCSHCGEPSLPGTPDAQGP; this is encoded by the exons ATGCTGCCCTGGACCCCCCGGCAGTGGGGCGCGGGCGAAGAGCAGGCGCCCAGGGAACGACGCCCCTCAGTGGGCAGCGGCCTCTCCCAGGCCTGGGACTCCAGAGAGAAAGCCCTGGGAGAACCAGGAACAGCCGCACAGGGCAG CCCTCAGCCCTGGCCTCGAAGGCTTTCCTGGACTCGGAAAGAGCAGCTACGGCCTCGGCTGCCCCCAGGCCTGGCTGCCAAGCATTCCCTGGGAACTCCAG TTCCTTTCTCCCCTCAGAGGACTTGGGGGGTGGCACCATCAAAGATGACCCTGCTAGCGCCCTGGGACCCCAACTATGAGGCTACAGCAGGACATCGGCTGGTGTGG GGACCCAGCTGTGCGTCTGGCGTCTCCTTCTCAAGCCGGACCTTGTACCATCCCTCATTCTGGCCTCTGTGCCAGACAGCCTCATGCAGGGGCCTCAGGCCCAGTCTAGCAGGACATCGGGGTGAAGAGCAAGCGCTCAGGACTGCAG GGTTCCCGGTGATGTGCTCTGAAGACGTCTTCTTTTTGGACCCTCTGCTGCCCTGTGGGCAGCGTGTTCCCCTGTACCTGTCTGAGGTCCCTCAGCAGGTAAGCGctcctcctgcctcagcctcACCCCAGCCTTCAGGCAGGGCTTGCGGGGAGCCActgcccctcctctctcctcaggTGATGGGCTCTCTGAAGCTGCTGCTCCCACGCCCGATCATGTCCCCCTGgctcctccccattccatcttcAGGCTGCTCCACTACCTGGCTCAGTGGGCCAGAGCTGATCGCCCTCACTGGCCTCCTGCAGATGAGCCAGGGGGAACCAAGACCCAGCTCCTCAGGGGCTCCCAGGCTCCCTTCtggccccccagcccctgcctctgaTCACCCAGCTGCCAGTGGTGGCCCAGGCTGTTCTCACTGCGGGGAACCATCTCTCCCTGGGACCCCAGACGCCCAAGGTCCATAG
- the LOC102404040 gene encoding insulin receptor substrate 1 isoform X2: protein MLRAARGQTKSGAGERRGVSRPVRTPPPSPGTTLSTPPLPVPSQPSQPLASATWLLWARMKPGDPTTTPEAQSAAVALGPPRPWVCPADVRLCGHLRKQKSQRRRFFVLRADPPRLECYESEKKFRAGRTPPKFSVSLGGACTISKRMDARQRHLIVLYTRDRSLDVAAASEAEQQAWYSALLEARATAGPSSHEDPGAWILAPFQDVWPVTLRPKGLGRARGLGSGGYCLCLGSGVLSLLRKPGGRGSGATGASPPPALRLSLLSVRRCGHADSFFFLELGRSAPTGPGELWLQAPDAVVAQSIHETVLAAMKRIGDSGAVGRAEPLPRKAPTGAFRPSVPQSYETPDSAAQTSELNRRNGPSKTSEQATLKTLARLREVVSNPARLEQGGGYITMGAGSDYEPMKGGQAGGYVVMAPPGLPASTKAASRQPLQDGGVTEYVTMSCCAPRSFSSSFLPLSSGAGEPGPGLQGVHLGIRDGWGRAGAQPCLQPPSELAGEYVCIEYAAADYIGMGTAIPEPPDQGLNYVDLDLVPPLEVRGHAPGARSRPHSYARLEFQNLAEAGSSCSITPDSQVRFGPPPCP, encoded by the exons ATGCTGCGCGCAGCGAGGGGCCAAACGAAGTCGGGAGCAGGAGAGAGACGCGGAGTATCCAGACCGGTCAGGACGCCGCCCCCGTCCCCGGGGACCACTCTTTCTACCCCGCCTCTGCCAGTCCCTTCCCAGCCGTCCCAGCCCCTTGCTTCGGCCACCTGGTTGCTTTGGGCAAGAATGAAGCCCGGAGACCCCACGACGACCCCGGAGGCCCAGTCGGCCGCCGTGGCTCTGGGTCCGCCGCGGCCCTGGGTCTGCCCGGCTGACGTGCGGCTTTGCGGCCACCTGCGGAAGCAGAAGTCCCAGCGCCGCCGCTTTTTTGTGCTCCGCGCCGACCCGCCGCGCCTCGAGTGTTACGAAAGCGAGAAGAAGTTCCGTGCCGGCCGAACGCCGCCCAAGTTCAGCGTGAGCCTGGGGGGCGCCTGCACCATCAGCAAGCGCATGGACGCGCGCCAGCGCCACCTGATCGTCCTGTACACGCGCGACCGCAGCCTGGACGTGGCGGCGGCCAGCGAGGCGGAGCAGCAGGCGTGGTACAGCGCCCTGCTCGAGGCGCGCGCCACCGCCG GTCCCAGTTCCCACGAGGACCCCGGGGCCTGGATCCTCGCTCCATTTCAGGACGTCTGGCCTGTGACGCTGCGACCCAAGGGGCTGGGGCGGGCACGAGGCCTGGGCAGCGGCGGCTACTGCCTGTGCCTGGGTTCCGGGGTACTGAGTCTGCTGCGGAAGCCAGGGGGCAGAGGCTCCGGGGCCACCGGGGCATCTCCGCCGCCGGCCCTGCGCCTGTCCCTGCTCAGCGTGCGCCGGTGCGGCCACGCagactctttcttcttcctggagCTCGGCCGCTCGGCACCCACGGGTCCCGGGGAGCTGTGGCTACAGGCGCCCGACGCCGTGGTGGCCCAAAGTATTCACGAGACCGTCCTGGCCGCCATGAAGCGAATCGGGGACAGTGGTGCTGTTGGCAGGGCTGAGCCACTGCCAAGAAAGGCCCCAACGGGAGCTTTCAGACCCTCTGTCCCCCAATCTTATGAGACCCCAGACTCCGCGGCCCAAACAAGCGAGCTGAACCGTCGGAATGGCCCGAGTAAGACCAGCGAGCAAGCAACCCTCAAGACCCTGGCGAGGCTGAGGGAGGTAGTCTCCAACCCCGCGAGGTTGGAGCAGGGCGGGGGCTACATAACAATGGGAGCCGGGAGTGACTACGAGCCCATGAAGGGTGGCCAAGCCGGCGGCTACGTTGTGATGGCGCCGCCGGGCCTTCCCGCTTCCACCAAAGCAGCTTCCCGCCAGCCGCTCCAGGATGGAGGGGTCACTGAATACGTGACCATGAGCTGCTGTGCACCACGGTCATTTTCCTCAAGTTTCTTGCCTCTTTCCTCCGGGGCCGGGGAGCCTGGACCCGGGCTCCAAGGCGTTCATCTCGGCATCCGAGACGGCTGGGGACGGGCTGGGGCTCAGCCCTGCTTGCAGCCGCCATCAGAGTTAGCCGGGGAGTACGTATGCATTGAGTATGCGGCCGCGGACTACATAGGAATGGGCACTGCCATCCCCGAGCCCCCGGACCAAGGCCTCAACTACGTAGACCTGGATCTGGTCCCTCCCCTGGAGGTGCGAGGCCACGCCCCTGGGGCCAGGTCCCGCCCACATAGCTACGCTCGGCTGGAGTTCCAGAACCTCGCGGAGGCCGGG AGTTCCTGCAGCATCACTCCAGACTCTCAAGTCCGCTTtggccccccaccctgcccctga